TCTTTGGCTGGCTGTGCCACCCAgatgtttttttttattacctTGGCCATCAACAACTGCTTTCTGCTCACAGCCATGGGATATGATCGCTATGTGGCCATCTGTAACCCTTTGAGGTACAAGATCATCATGAACAAGAAAATGTGTGCCCAGCAGGTATGTGGGGCCTGCAGCGTTGGGCTGCTCATGGCCATAgttcagatttcatctgtgttCAGGCTGCCTTTTTGTGATAAAGAGGTGGCCCATTATTTCTGTGATATCCGCCCAGTTATGAAACTTTCCTGTGTTGATACCACTCTACATGACCTAATTAATTTTGTTGTTAGTTCCCTGGTTATTGTGGTGCCCCTGGGTTTGGTCTTCATCTCCTACATCCTCATCATCTCTACCATCCTCAAGGTCACCTCTCCTGAGGGCCGGAAAAAGGCTTTTGCAACTTGTGCCTCCCACCTCACTGTGGTCATCATCCACTATGGCTGTGCCTCCATTGCCTACCTCAAGCCCAAGTCAGAGAACACCAGGGATCAGGACCAGCTAATTTCAGTGACATACACCGTCTTTACTCCACTACTTAATCCTGTTGTGTACACTTTGAGGAACAAGGAGTTCAAGAATGCCCTTCACCGTGCTATTGGCAAAAAACCTTTTGCCTAGAATCCTTGTCAGTTTGACATATAGTCAATCATAGCCTGGGTATTTTTGTAAGCTCATGAAAATTGAATCCTATCATTCATCCTCTAGCCAAAGAGAGTTGCGAAATTTGGTGGTAATGCGGCATTAAGAAACCAAGAGTCCCCATGATTTGACTTTGTTTTCACCATCATTCTCCTATACCTTCTACTAACTGCACAGGTTACCACCAGGGGAGTGGTCAGTTGCTGCTCACAGGTGCAAAGCTGTAGGGAATTGCAAGCAAGGAGTAGCTGATCGCTATCAGTTTGTTGAAAGCAGAAAAGAGGGTGGTTGCATAACACCTATTTGAAGTACTAGGTTGACAGGTCAACCTAAATGTCATGTAGATATTGAgctctaaaactttaaaaaggacATAGTTGGTGCACAGGATGTGTTCAAAACACGGTCGAAACCACTTTCCCACTTATCATCACTTTCTACTTTGAGCATTGACAACAGTAGCAGATCTTGACATTCCAGAAAAAATATTATAGGCTTTAAATATTCTCATCTGCCTTGGAGACCCATGAAATTGTTTTCCAATTTTGTTGAGGTTCACATTAGAATTACTTCGTCGGTGAGCCTCTGTTACTAGTAAGCAACATGGTCACATCCAGCCTCTGAATTTTGCTGCGCTTATATATGCTTTCTGTGGGAGTAACACATGCTATACTGAATTCACAAGTATGGGGATATCTgatatctgaggatttttttgtaattgagtttatt
This DNA window, taken from Macaca mulatta isolate MMU2019108-1 chromosome 1, T2T-MMU8v2.0, whole genome shotgun sequence, encodes the following:
- the LOC719311 gene encoding olfactory receptor 10J1-like codes for the protein MKKENHTVVREFVFQGFFRFHEHKLTLFVVFLTLYLLTLAGNAIIVTIISIDRHLHTPMYFFLSVLSASETVYTLVIVPWMLSSLLSRSKPISLAGCATQMFFFITLAINNCFLLTAMGYDRYVAICNPLRYKIIMNKKMCAQQVCGACSVGLLMAIVQISSVFRLPFCDKEVAHYFCDIRPVMKLSCVDTTLHDLINFVVSSLVIVVPLGLVFISYILIISTILKVTSPEGRKKAFATCASHLTVVIIHYGCASIAYLKPKSENTRDQDQLISVTYTVFTPLLNPVVYTLRNKEFKNALHRAIGKKPFA